The DNA window CGGCCGCCACCGTGTTCTCGGGGTTCTCGCCGGCGAACCCGCGGTGCGCGATGAGCGTGGGGTCGGCGTCGAGGTCCGGTTCGGGCGGCTCGAAGGCGTCCGTCGGGATCCCGCCGTCGGTGTACGCGAGGCCGAGCGCGCCCGTCGCGGCGAGGCCGGCGGTCCCCGCGAGGAGGGTTCGCCGCCGCGCGCGAGGTCGCCTCGCGGTCGCGGACGATGCGTCGGCAGGCGAGTCGTCGTCGGATCGGGTCATGCGTCGTGGCTGCCGCGTCGCGGGCATAGGGTCTGCTATGAGGGCTCCGGAGGGATTCGTACCGGGACGTACCGACTCGGGCCGTGTCATCGCCGTCGCGTCGGCCGCTCGGTGCTCCGTCGCGGCCGCGAGCGTCCCGATCAGATCCCGAGTTCCGCCTGGAGGTCGTCCCAGTCCTCGTGGAAGCCGTGGGTGGACTCCGTCTCGGCACCGACGGCGGACTGGTACACCTCGTCGTACTGGAGCAGTTCGCCCCACCCGTCGTGGAACGCCCAGTTACAGTATTGGCACATGTATCGGCGAACGCGCCGGTCGGCCATAAGCGTTGGCGAGGTCGAAAAAACGGGAGAACGGTGCGGCGTCGCGTCGGCGTGGCGGCCGATTCAGGGCTCGAGCAGGACCTTCGTGACGCCCTCCTCGCGAGCGTCGAACGCCTCGTACATCTCGGGGGCGTCCTCGAGGTCGACGCGGTGAGAGACGACCCAGGACGGGTCGGCGCGTCCCTCGATGATCATGTCGCGCAGGTACCGGTTGTACGCCTTCACGTTACACTGGCCGGTCCCGCACTTCAGCCCCTTCTCGAAGAACTTCCCGAAGTCGATGCCGAGCCGCCCCTGCGCGGCCATGTCGTCGGGCGCGCCGGGGTCCTCGGGCACGTACAGGCCGGGGATCCCGAGCTGGCCCGTCGGCCGGACGACCCGGATCAGGTTGTTGATCACGACCGCCGGGTTCTCCTTGGCGGGCTGATAGGAGTAGTCCTCCGTCTCGGTGTCGACGTCGTCGGGGTCCGTCGCCTGGTACCCGACCGCGTCGACGCCCTTGTCGACCATCCCGCCGTGCTCCTCGAGGATCTGGTCGACCGGGTCGCCCTCGGAGAAGTCGATCGCGTGGGCGTCACAGTGCTCCTCGGCCAGCTCGAGCCGGCTCGGCACCTGGTCGACCACGTAGATCTCCGCCGCGCCCTTGATCTTGGCGCTGTAGGCGGCCATCAGCCCGACCGGACCGGCCCCGAAGATCGCGACCGACTCGCCGGGCTGGAGGTCCGCCAGCTCGGTGCCGTGCCATCCTGTCGGGAAGATGTCGGCGAGGAGCGAGAACGCGTCCTCGTGCTCGCGGCCCTCGGGCAGCTTCAGCGCGTTGTGGTCCGCGTACGGGACGCGGAGCTTCTCCGCCTGTCCGCCGGGGTACGGCCCCATGGCGACGTAGCCGTACGCGCCGCCCGCGAAGCCGGGGTTGACGTTGGTACAGAAGCCGGTGTACCCCTCCTCGCAGTTCTGACAGAAGCCACAGGAGACGTTGAAGGGCATCACCACGCGGTCGCCCTCCTCCAGCGTCGAGACGGCCTCGCCGACCTCGCTTACGATCCCCATGTTCTCGTGGCCGAAGACGATCCCCTCCTCGGCCGCGGTTCGGCCCTCGTACATGTGGAGGTCCGACCCGCAGATACACGACGTCGTGATGTCCACGACCACGTCGTTCGGGTGCTCGATCTCCGGTTCCTCCACGTCCTCGACAGCGACCTCGTACGGTCCCTGATACACTACTGCTTTCACGAGTGATCCATGAGAAGGGTAGGCAGCATATGACGTAAGTCTATTTACAGGTCAGTTACCCTTAACAATTCCATAACGATCGATAGCAATAGTTTCTCGAGACGGATCAAGCGCGAGACGCTCCCGCCGAGAGGTTCAAACCCGTCGAGCACGTCCGTGTGGACGTATGGCACACAGACGGGAGCCGGGGATTTCATGGTGACCTACCGACGGGGCGGTTACGTTCAGAGCGGCGACGACGCCGTGGAGCGAGGCTGTGACCACTGCGGGTGGCACGCCGTCGCCGACTCCTATCCGGAACTGATCGCCGCCTACCAGCGACACCTCCGGGAGGACCACCCGAAGGCGTGGCTCAGGGCGTGAGACCGAGTCACGGCTCGGCGCGTTCCGTCCGACGACGCCAGACCAGCATGTACACCTCCCACGGGTCGATCCCGTAGCGGTCCGCGAGCTCGTCGCACGCCGCGAGGTAGTCGTCGTACTCGTCGATCGACGGCGGGTCAGGGTACGGCCCCTCGAGCGCCGTCAGGTCGCGCACGGTCCCCCACGTGTGCGGGCCGACGACGACGAACCGGTCCGGGTGGAGGAACGCGAGGAACGCCGAGGCGACCGGGAGGTCGACGCCCGGCAGCGCGGTCAGCGCGTCGATCGCGTCCCCGTACGCCTCCCGGTCCGCCTCGATCGCGGCCGCGATCGCGTCGCGGACCGCCTCGAAGTCGGCCCCCTCGAAGGCGTCCTCGCGCCGGCTCCGGTCCTCCCCCGGCGGCTCGTCGCCGAGGTACCGGCGGCCGTACCACCGCACCACCCACTGGGCGTCGCGACGGCCGTACTCGCCGCTTTGGAACGCGTCCGGCAGGGTCTCGACGGCCTCGGACTCGACCGTGTACAGCGGCTCCGTCGACCGGTACGCCTCAAGCGCCGCCTCCACGTCGGCTCGCGAGGGGTCCATGTCGTCGCGGTCGGTCGCCGCACACCTAACGCTTCCGTGCGGCCGCCTGAAGCGGTCCCCGAGAGAACCACCGACACACTCATGGAACTAGCGGCATAGATCGTGACACATGAACACGCTTCGAGCGGGTGATCGATATGTCCAGTGAGGGTGACGACGCGGTGAAGACGATCTGCCCGTACTGCGGCGTGGGCTGCGGGATCCAGATCCAGCAGGGGGAGGACCGCGGCGACGTGAACTTCAGGCCGTGGGGCGACGCCCCGGTCAACGAGGGACGGATCTGTATCAAGGGGGGCGCGGCGACGCAGGTCGTCGACCACGAGGACCGGCTCACGGAACCCTTGATAAAGGAGGACGGCGAGTTCCGCGAGGCGACGTGGGAGGAGGCGTACGACCGGATCGTCTCTGAGATGGAGCGGATCCGCGAGGAGCACGGCCCCGACGGCATGGGCTTTTACGGCTCCTCGAAGACGATGAACGAGGAGAACTACCTCCTCCAGAAGCTCGCGCGCCGGTACGGCACCAACAACGTCGACAACTGTACCCGGATGTGTCACGCCTCCACTGTCTGGGCGCTCCGGACCAGCCTCGGCGCGGGCGCGATGACGAACAGCATGGAGGACTTGGAGGAGGCCGCGGACGTGTTCTGGATCCAGGGCGCGAACCCGGGCGAGCAGCACCCGATCGCCAACAGCCAGTACTTCCGGCAGGCCGTCCTGGAGGGCGCGACCGTCATCCAGGTCGACCCCCACGCCAACAAGACCACGCGGTCGTTCGACATCGGGGAGACCGACCGCCACATGCACCTCCAGTTGAACCCCGGTGCCGACATCCCCCTCCTGAACGTCGTGCTCAAGACGATCCTCGAGAGACACGAGGCGGAGCCCGACGCGGGGTGGATCGACGAGGACTTCATCGAGGAGCGGACCGAGGGGTTCGAGCACCTGAAGGAGACCCTCGCGGACTTCGACAAGGAGGAGGCCGCGGAGGAGGCGGGCGTCCCGCTCGAGGACATCGAGCTCGCCGCGGAGAAGTACGCGATGGCGAACAACGCGGCCATCTTCACCGGGATGGGGATGAGCCAGCACACCTGCGGCGTCGACAACGTCCAGAACGAGATCAACCTCGCGCTGATCACGGGCAACCTCGGCAAGCCCGGGACCGGCGTCAACCCGCTCCGCGGCCAGAACAACGTCCAGGGGACGAGCGACGTGGGCGCGATGCCGAACGTGTTGCCCGGCTACCAGCTCGTCGACGACGACGAGGCCCGCGAGTCGGTCGAGGAGGTGTGGGGCTTCGAGGTGCCCGACGAGCCCGGCCTCACCAACGTCGAGATCTCCCACGAGGCGGGCAAGTCCGTCCACGGGCTCTACGTGATGGGCGAGAACCCCGTGATGAGCGAGCCCGACGGCAACGTGGTCGAGGAGCGGCTGAAGTCGCTCGAGTTCATGGTGGCACAGGACATCTTCATGACCGAGACCGCCGAGTTCGCGGACGTCGTCCTCCCGGCGACGACGTGGGCCGAACGCGGCGGCACGGTCACCAACACCGACCGGCGCGTCCAGCGGATGCGCGGCGTCGAGAAGGTCCACGAGAACACGAAACACGACCTCGACATCCTGATGGAGGTCGGCAGCCGCCTCTTCAGCGAGGAGGAGTTCCGCTTCGACGACGTGGAGGCCGTCTTCGAGGAACTGCGTGAGGTCTGTCCGATCTACCACGGCATGACCTACGACGGCCTCGGCGAGGAGGGGCTCCACTGGCCCTGCTACGAGGAGGGCGACGAGGGCGACCAGTTCCTCTACGAGGACTCCTTCGACACCGAGAACGGCCTCGGACGGATCGAGGGGGTTCGCCACCAGCCGCCGGCGGAGGTCCCGGACGAGGAGTACCCGCTCATCCTCACCACTGCCCGCCTCGAGGAGCACTACAACACGGGGACGATGAGCCGGCGCTCGCCCACGCTCTCGCGACAGCACCCGGAGAACTTCGTCGACGTCCACCCGAACGACGCCGATCACTACGGCATCGAGGACGGCGACGTCGTCACGCTCCGGTCGCGACGCGGCGAGATAGAGGTGAAAGCGCAGGTGACGGAGGACATCAAGGAGGGCGTCGTCTGGACGACGCCGCACTTCGCGGCCGCCTCCGCGAACCGGCTCACGAACGACGTGTTGGACGACCGCGCGAAGATCCCCGAGTACAAGGCCGCGGCCGCCGACATCGCGGTGACCGTCTCCGACGGCGGCGAGCCGGCCGGCGACGACCCCGAGCCCGCCGACGACTGATTTCTCCCCGAACTCTTCGAGGCCCCGCTTTCACGCGACCGGAACGACCTCCAACGCTCTTGACCCGTGCCCGAGAAGGGCCGATATGGCCACGACCGACGCCGATATCGAAGACGGAGCGCCCGAATCCGACCTCGCCGTCGCGCGCGCGACCGACACGCGGCCGATCGAGGAGGTCGCCGCCGACCTCGGCTTGACGCCCGACGACATCGAACCGCGCGGGGCGGGCGTCGCGAAGCTCACGGGCGAGGCGGTTCGGTCGGCGACCGCGGGCGACGCCGACGGGACGACCGTCCTCGTGACGGGGATGACGCCGACGCCGAAAGGGGAGGGGAAGACGGTGACCACCGTCGGGCTCGGCCAGGGGCTGGCGGCGCTCGGGGAGTCCGCGGCGGTCGCGATCCGCGAGCCCTCGCTCGGGCCGGTGTTCGGGATCAAGGGCGGCGCGGCCGGCGGCGGCTACTCGCAGGTGCTGCCGATGGAGGAGATAAACCTCCACTTCACCGGCGACATCCACGCGCTGACGGCCGCACACGACCTGATCGCCGCGGCGCTCGACAACCACCTCCACCAGGGGAACGAGCTCGAGATCGACGCGCGCCGGATTGACTGGCCGCGCGCGCTCGACGTCAACGACCGCGCGCTCCGCGAGACGGTGGTCGGACTCGGCGGCCCCACGCGCGGCGTCCCGCGCGAGGACGAGTTCGTCATCACCGCGGCATCCGAGCTGACGGCCGTGCTCGGGCTCGCGACCGACCTCGAGGACCTCAAGGCGCGGATCGGCCGGATCGTCCTCGCGCAGGACGCCGACGGCGACCCGGTGACCCCGTCGGATCTGGGCGTCACGGGCGCGGTCGCGGCGCTGCTCCGCGACGCGTTCCGCCCGAACCTCGTCCAGACCGTCGAGGGCGTCCCGGCGCTCGTCCACGGCGGCCCGTTCGCGAACATCGCGCACGGCACCAACACCCTCGTGGCCGACCGCGTCGCCGCGTCGCTCTCGGAGTACCTCGTCACGGAGGCGGGTTTCGGCGCGGACCTCGGCGCGGAGAAGTTCGCCCACATCGTCGCCCGCGAGGGGATCGTCCCGGACGTCGCGGTCGTCGTCGCGACGATTCGCGGGGCCAAACGCCACGGCCTGGAGATGTGGCCGACCGACTTCGGCGCGCTCGCCGAGCCGGATCCGGAGGCGGTGCGTGCGGGGGTCGACAACCTCCGCCGCCACGTCGAGATCGTCGAGTCGTTCGGGATCCCCGCGGTCGTCGCGATCAACGTCTTCCCCGACGACACGGAGGCGGAGCTCGCGGCGCTCGAGGCGGAGCTCGCCGAGGACGGGATCGCGGTCGCCCGCTCGACGGCGTACCGCGACGGCGGCGAGGGGGCGATCGACCTCGCCGAGCGGGTCCGGGAGCTGGCCGGAACCGGGGAGTTCGCGCCGCTGTACGACGTGAACGAGCCGGTACGCGAGAAGATCGAGACGGTCGCCCGCGAGGTGTACGGCGCGGACGGCGTGGAGTACGTCGACGGGGCGGACGACGACGTGGACCGCCTCGAGGAGTGGGGGTACGGCGACCTCCCGGTCTGTCTCTCGAAGACGCCGTACTCCTTCGCCGACGACCCCTCGCTGACGGGCGTCCCGGAGGGGTGGACGCTCACCGTTAGAGAGGTGACGCCCTCGGCGGGGGCCGGGTTCCTCGTGGCCAAGACCGCGGACGTGATGACGATGCCGGGGCTGCCCGCCGAGCCGGCCGCCGAGGGGATCGACGTCGACGCCGACGGCGACATCTCCGGGCTGTTCTAGGCCGTCGCCCGCCGGACCGCTCCCGTCAGACCTCGCGTTTCTCCTTCGAGACGACCTCCACGTCCGCGATCCGCGTGTCCGGGTACTCCCCGTCGGCGTCCTTCTCCGCGGCCTTCACCATGTCCCAGACGACGTTGAGCCCGGTCGTGACGCCCTCGAGCGCCTCCATCTCGCAGCCGGTCTTGCCGGTCGTCTCCACCGCGACGCGCAACTCGACCCGGTCGTCGCCGACCGCGAACTCCGTGTCGACGTTCGTGATCGGGATCTGGTGACACATCGGGATCGTCTCCCAGGTGTGCTTGACGGCCTGTATCGCCCCGATCCGGGCGGTCGCGAGCACGTCGCCCTTCCCGATCCCGTCGGCGCGGATCGCCTCGATCGTGGAGGGCGTGAGCCGGATCTCCCCGCGGGCGACCGCCCGCCGGGCCGTGTCGGGTTTCGCGCCCACGTCGACCATCTGGACGTCGCCGTCGGCGGTCGTGTGGGTCAGTTCGTCCTGGTCACTCATCGTACAGCGCGTGCGGGAGCCGGTCGATTAAGTCCGTCGCCACGAGCCCGTGTCCGTTCGCCTCGGCGGCCGCGTCGCCCGCGAGCCCGTTCACGTACGCGCCCGCGGCCGCCGCCTGGAACGGGTCCGTTCGGCCCGTCTTCGGGGCTTTTTGTGTCGTTCGCGGATCCGTTTGAGCCGTTCGCGGATCCGTTTGAGCCGCGAGCGCGCCGACCGTCCCCGCGAGCACGTCCCCGGTACCGCCGACGGTCATGCCCGGATTGCCGGTGCGGTTCTGTCGGACCCGCTCCCCGTCGTCGCTCGCGATCACGTCGTACCGCCCCTTCACGAGGATCGTGTGACCCACCTCGGCGGCGAACGCCCTGACGAGATCCGCCCGCTCGGTCGGGTCCTCGGCGGTCTCGCCGCCCATTCCCCGGAGCTCGCCCTGGTGTGGCGTACAGATCAGCTCGGCCTCCGTCTCGACCTCGGGGACGACCCGGAGCGCGTCGGCGTCGACGACCGCCCGGCCGGAGAAGTCGGCGAGGAACCGCCGAACGAACTCGACCGACACCTCCGCGTCCCCCATCCCGGGACCGATCACGACGACGTCCCGGTCGGCGGCGAGGTCGGCGACCCGCTCGAGGTGATCGGGCGAGAGCCGCTCTCCGGGAAGTCCTCGGACGATGAGGTCCGCCGAGTACCCCTGAACCTCGTCGGCGACGTTCGCCGGGCAGGCCACCCTGACGAGGTCGGCACCGGCTCGGAGCGCGGCCCGCGCTGACAGCGCCGGCGCGCCGGTGTAGGGCCCGCCGCCGACGACGAGGACCTCCCCGTTCTCGCCCTTGTGCGAGTCCGGGTCCCGGCCGAACCCGAGCAGGTCGCCCGGCCCGGTGTACCGCTCCGCGGCCGCCGGGATACCGATGTCGGCCACGGTCACGCCCGCGTCGAGCCGGTCGAGTCCCGGCTTTCCGTCGTGGAACGTCACGACGCGGTCCGCCTCGACGGCGACCGCTCCCTCCCCCCCGGTCGGATCCGCCGTGTCGGCGTCGACGCCCGAGGGCACGTCGACGGCGATCACGGTCGCGTCGAGCGAGTTCACCGCCTCGGCCGCGGTCCGTTCCGGCTCACGGAGCGCGCCGGAGACCCCGGTGCCGAGCATCGCGTCGACGACGACGTCCGGCGACCCGAGATCGAGGTCGGCGGAGTCGGCGACGGTCTCGGTCGGGACCTCGGCCGCGCGGAGCGCCTCCCAGTTCTCGCGGGCGATGTCGGTCCCGATCGACTCCGGTCGCCCGAGCAGATGAACCGTCACGTCGCGGTCGGCGAGGAAGCGCGCCGCGACGAACGCGTCCCCGCCGTTGTTCCCGCGGCCGCAGACGAGCGCGACCGCGTCTCCGGGGTCGCTCGCCGCCCGGACCTCCCGGGCGACCGCGTTGCCGGACGACTCCATCAGCTGTTTCCGCGGGACGCCGAGGGCGGCCGCGTTCGCGTCGACGGCCGCCATCCGATCGCTCGAGATCATACCGGCGATCCGTGGGTGACGGCCATAACGGTGATGGCATGACGAGACTCGCCTTCCCCGGCGTCGATTCGCTGCGTGGCGCTTTCACGCCTACCCGAACACGGAGACGATCGACGGAAGGGGAACATCTTCGGTGGTATCCTCAGGTGTGCGGAGCACGTATCCGGCTCCATGGGTGCCATCCCGGGGAACATCGAGACGGACCGACAGCCCCCGATGACGGTCCCGTTACGACACTTCGTCGTCGGACTCGCCTTTCTCGTCGCCGGGGTCGGGCTCGGGATCGGCGTCCGCCTGAACGCCGTTCCCGGACTGGCGCGGCTCGCTCACGTCCACCTCCTGTTGGCCGGATGGGTCTGCGTCACGATCATGGGAGCGATGACGCAGTTCGTGCCCGTGTGGTCGGGGGTTACTCTCCACTCGCGACGGCTCGCGAACGTCCAGTTGGGGCTGGTCGTCGCCGGCCTCTCCGGGTTCGTCGCCGCGTTTCTCTCGGTCGAGACGGCGTGGCTGATCCCGTTCGCGGCGCTCATGCTCGTCGGTTTCTGGGTCTTCGCGTACAACGTCGCCCGGACGCTCGGCACGGTCGAGGGGTACGACGTCACCGAACGGCACTTCCTCGGCGCGCTCGGCTTCCTCCTCGCGTTGACCGTCCTCGGTCTCCTCCTCGCGATCGATCTCACGGTGCCGACGTTCCCGCGGGTCGGCGTCAGCCGGTCCGGAGCGGTGGGAGCCCACGCGACCCTCGGGGTCTTCGGTGCCGTTCTCACGACGGTGTACGGGGCACTCTACCAGCTCGGAACGATGTTCACGCAGACGAAGCTCCACGGGATCGACCACCGCCTTCGGTCTCTCGAGGAGGTGGCACATCCCGTCGGGGTGGTCGCGCTCGCTCTCGGTCGACTCGCGGCCAACGCCCCTCTCGCGCGAGTCGGCGGCCTGTCGATCCTGGTCGCCGCGTCGGCGTTCTGTCTCGTTTTGACGCGGAAACTGTACGAGATGCGGGTCGAACGCACGCCGATGCACACGCGGTACGTCGTGGCGGCGGGCGCGCTGGCGCTGTGGATCGTCGTCTCGGCGCCCGCGTGGTTATCTGATCCGTTGACTCGGAACCACCTGCTCGGCGCGGCGAACGCCGGCCACCTGCTGTTGTTGGGAGCGATCGGGTTCGTCGTCGTGGGCACGCTCTATCACGTCATCCCCTTCGTGATCTGGGTCAACCGGTACAGCGATCTGTTGGGACTGGAGGACGTGCCGATGATCGACGACC is part of the Halorubrum aethiopicum genome and encodes:
- a CDS encoding glutathione-independent formaldehyde dehydrogenase → MKAVVYQGPYEVAVEDVEEPEIEHPNDVVVDITTSCICGSDLHMYEGRTAAEEGIVFGHENMGIVSEVGEAVSTLEEGDRVVMPFNVSCGFCQNCEEGYTGFCTNVNPGFAGGAYGYVAMGPYPGGQAEKLRVPYADHNALKLPEGREHEDAFSLLADIFPTGWHGTELADLQPGESVAIFGAGPVGLMAAYSAKIKGAAEIYVVDQVPSRLELAEEHCDAHAIDFSEGDPVDQILEEHGGMVDKGVDAVGYQATDPDDVDTETEDYSYQPAKENPAVVINNLIRVVRPTGQLGIPGLYVPEDPGAPDDMAAQGRLGIDFGKFFEKGLKCGTGQCNVKAYNRYLRDMIIEGRADPSWVVSHRVDLEDAPEMYEAFDAREEGVTKVLLEP
- a CDS encoding DUF1059 domain-containing protein, whose translation is MVTYRRGGYVQSGDDAVERGCDHCGWHAVADSYPELIAAYQRHLREDHPKAWLRA
- the fdhF gene encoding formate dehydrogenase subunit alpha → MSSEGDDAVKTICPYCGVGCGIQIQQGEDRGDVNFRPWGDAPVNEGRICIKGGAATQVVDHEDRLTEPLIKEDGEFREATWEEAYDRIVSEMERIREEHGPDGMGFYGSSKTMNEENYLLQKLARRYGTNNVDNCTRMCHASTVWALRTSLGAGAMTNSMEDLEEAADVFWIQGANPGEQHPIANSQYFRQAVLEGATVIQVDPHANKTTRSFDIGETDRHMHLQLNPGADIPLLNVVLKTILERHEAEPDAGWIDEDFIEERTEGFEHLKETLADFDKEEAAEEAGVPLEDIELAAEKYAMANNAAIFTGMGMSQHTCGVDNVQNEINLALITGNLGKPGTGVNPLRGQNNVQGTSDVGAMPNVLPGYQLVDDDEARESVEEVWGFEVPDEPGLTNVEISHEAGKSVHGLYVMGENPVMSEPDGNVVEERLKSLEFMVAQDIFMTETAEFADVVLPATTWAERGGTVTNTDRRVQRMRGVEKVHENTKHDLDILMEVGSRLFSEEEFRFDDVEAVFEELREVCPIYHGMTYDGLGEEGLHWPCYEEGDEGDQFLYEDSFDTENGLGRIEGVRHQPPAEVPDEEYPLILTTARLEEHYNTGTMSRRSPTLSRQHPENFVDVHPNDADHYGIEDGDVVTLRSRRGEIEVKAQVTEDIKEGVVWTTPHFAAASANRLTNDVLDDRAKIPEYKAAAADIAVTVSDGGEPAGDDPEPADD
- a CDS encoding formate--tetrahydrofolate ligase — encoded protein: MATTDADIEDGAPESDLAVARATDTRPIEEVAADLGLTPDDIEPRGAGVAKLTGEAVRSATAGDADGTTVLVTGMTPTPKGEGKTVTTVGLGQGLAALGESAAVAIREPSLGPVFGIKGGAAGGGYSQVLPMEEINLHFTGDIHALTAAHDLIAAALDNHLHQGNELEIDARRIDWPRALDVNDRALRETVVGLGGPTRGVPREDEFVITAASELTAVLGLATDLEDLKARIGRIVLAQDADGDPVTPSDLGVTGAVAALLRDAFRPNLVQTVEGVPALVHGGPFANIAHGTNTLVADRVAASLSEYLVTEAGFGADLGAEKFAHIVAREGIVPDVAVVVATIRGAKRHGLEMWPTDFGALAEPDPEAVRAGVDNLRRHVEIVESFGIPAVVAINVFPDDTEAELAALEAELAEDGIAVARSTAYRDGGEGAIDLAERVRELAGTGEFAPLYDVNEPVREKIETVAREVYGADGVEYVDGADDDVDRLEEWGYGDLPVCLSKTPYSFADDPSLTGVPEGWTLTVREVTPSAGAGFLVAKTADVMTMPGLPAEPAAEGIDVDADGDISGLF
- the moaC gene encoding cyclic pyranopterin monophosphate synthase MoaC codes for the protein MSDQDELTHTTADGDVQMVDVGAKPDTARRAVARGEIRLTPSTIEAIRADGIGKGDVLATARIGAIQAVKHTWETIPMCHQIPITNVDTEFAVGDDRVELRVAVETTGKTGCEMEALEGVTTGLNVVWDMVKAAEKDADGEYPDTRIADVEVVSKEKREV
- a CDS encoding bifunctional ADP-dependent NAD(P)H-hydrate dehydratase/NAD(P)H-hydrate epimerase, with product MISSDRMAAVDANAAALGVPRKQLMESSGNAVAREVRAASDPGDAVALVCGRGNNGGDAFVAARFLADRDVTVHLLGRPESIGTDIARENWEALRAAEVPTETVADSADLDLGSPDVVVDAMLGTGVSGALREPERTAAEAVNSLDATVIAVDVPSGVDADTADPTGGEGAVAVEADRVVTFHDGKPGLDRLDAGVTVADIGIPAAAERYTGPGDLLGFGRDPDSHKGENGEVLVVGGGPYTGAPALSARAALRAGADLVRVACPANVADEVQGYSADLIVRGLPGERLSPDHLERVADLAADRDVVVIGPGMGDAEVSVEFVRRFLADFSGRAVVDADALRVVPEVETEAELICTPHQGELRGMGGETAEDPTERADLVRAFAAEVGHTILVKGRYDVIASDDGERVRQNRTGNPGMTVGGTGDVLAGTVGALAAQTDPRTAQTDPRTTQKAPKTGRTDPFQAAAAGAYVNGLAGDAAAEANGHGLVATDLIDRLPHALYDE